One genomic segment of Nilaparvata lugens isolate BPH chromosome Y, ASM1435652v1, whole genome shotgun sequence includes these proteins:
- the LOC120355258 gene encoding uncharacterized protein LOC120355258 isoform X1, whose translation METLIVSAYPADLRHRFRIKEAVKKPAKEEEKTPTEVEEKSSKEETRGEATYAYTDEVSDFVKKCQVKVVYSPDFRFTRRKHYFTSFYKRLNKKAEDNRLELERSRTEATNGSFVTLEDKLKVLEDMMLTVTAEELKVVESKMEREKEVKVGEEVNEGESRVKSTILDKDGFSGTKNCSDGKGKNSLMWKRLKELLEENNAPKTWADIKITSQKHPIDPSCYGKEVIRKIIHKKKPKRRLKVPFTRGSRLPQRLSRELYEQISSSESSQNVGIKKHASQNDEKSSQNVGIKKHASQNDEKSSQNVGIEKQPSQNDEKSSQNVGMILNIGRQRPLYHEQFEYLQSFENANFISADWAKLAASAVQPSPTSCKVSRLLIPVLCDKLVKLIECQDELKKFDKNVEYGMERLDMDGEEEEEERKEEEEEKKKVKRKSAISSVVKGVVAKLVDTVVADEEDLNLDEVVSQRRVGRELKRLNASLIEVEEEAARPPDDADNNLAKVEKEYHQTVFKKKDKIIFMKGNNKRARRRPMKLDDHVFEVGEENEVEEEEATKRSRIDPAKEYKTDLIRQVEASVEHELSNPPIRDCFVKLVNAKLDQLQKPSAIVNDSDETSENPTPIVNNSDETYVEEICSLPKFNLKVPEHVTRPPLYKIGCDNDVGPSKCKKRKIEESEMVNSSPLSSIVRTKDLNGLKLGSLSSNSDLPAVQQKRVLLNNNSSHNSKVVPDAQKRIKTLKPVLTPRNNDQQPTIPSPDKDGSPKRIKTLQPALPSPDKDGSPKRIKTLQPALPSPGQDGSPKRIKTLQPALPSFGKDGSPKLIKTLQPALPSPGKDGSPKRIKTLQPALPSPGKDGSPKRIKTLLPVLTPRNVDQQPAIPSPDKHDKDGILLPVLSTVNVCSNLALPEADEAAPVAKRLKSMEPEPKLAIKIHSVVSLSGGTINPFENNSPPKTNGLVVPTEVRFKEIAGDFEKTTYNNKDVVSRSQYEFGIHILKRDSFSEMVYMPYAYDMKHNEDGYFGMYFHRGTPDTVMVGPFQTNEDPQIFVHRGRNPVCVTLANKWCEDKDFLDTFWNCHNKVLLKHIVKYAYANRAYVYKTRKPQPKFINIIRRSLNVSNHQTLNSTRNLCAEPAPPVELESTESKKVDVDPVEDGENNRVRSLKPAPPVELESTESKKVDVDPVEDGENNRVRSLKKAEAVGKSEHEPMEPKAGENTQVRSLKKAEAENPETGDQVVNDNGCEPEAGTPNKDGECTTDKVKEAKRESKSVTPISEQPTLSDHLIEKERQFFEFARKLNTLALNSVKLSVKNNEMNQSVKDNVKLSFKNNEMNQSVKDNVELTSVAKKKKKTVTFADELLLVMPESPKKVDADTELVKQNSLPVRKDVKIVGFDKGNPEVIEKNNAAEIDSHLIKQNALSVCKDLEIVRKVDDGTKIENKNLVEAGVKDLDIIIRKFDAKGNVVSEVEKKGNAAEIDSRFVSNNALSVRKDSEIKKHFNKIEIKNKNAVEAGGRDFDIIIRNVDEKGKVVSEVEKKSNAAEIDSCLVRKNAISVRKDLEIVRKGDNITEINNKNAVEGEGSDLVIWVIDDKGNLVKKNALLQKNKVDHTSNNRKDTNPIEPKVIETIDLCESEPTVPNVTLTETRAEPTERDMSKKSAKVAKSIEKQPKVERKIYPTIGFRKIEPKPTTLFFDKGTSKMFFRVDNAKSILNLEKLQTPNSAKQTEAVEVHNPVITTPTQAKKPATNQIQTTKVIEPTKSTNQVQVLPTTSSSAASKSTIKMQAKNPATNEIQATKVIEATKSTNQVQVLQTTSSSAASKFTIQFQTRNPATNIIQATKVIETTNSTNKDQCLPKVIQIPRFLIPNAANGSPIQIQALPKVIQIPRILNPNAATKQSFGPQYLQLSPLTDGQEKKFSIQHLIPYDDDDTMQSAGEKSVGGLTKQNPSDKPMPHVVQIDGKKFLQTLPSTSSLSATEIQSMLSKGNNKVLITMGKTDKLVSLQNNQSVVRLTKTLGLQATQSPTNSIQPPSSSLNLPSDVSKLTTTVTLKEAPSISISNLAEKSVSQPTSVQKVTPPEKVSPFKVVVVSNHAEKTSESTKSHEKSPKVSKGNQTNLPKVTIKTIPKKVSVTDYAENTSDPTNTPKEVSPLETSIMNHHENTSHPTNTPKEVSTLEASIMNHHENTPDPTNTPKEVPPLEASITTHPENTTELIKSPEKTTQQEKTEFEVIEALKNNPEYMLSFGLSFSNDW comes from the exons ATGGAGACATTAATTGTTTCTGCGTATCCTGCAGATCTGCGTCATCGGTTCAGAATCAAGGAGGCGGTGAAGAAGCCagcgaaggaggaggagaagacaccaacggaggtggaggagaagtcATCGAAGGAGGAGACGCGAGGAGAAGCAACATATGCCTACACAGACGAAGTATCagattttgtaaaaaaatgtcaagttaagGTCGTTTATTCCCCTGATTTTAGATTTACCAGGAGGAAGCACTATTTTACTTCATTCTACAAACGTTTAAATAAAAAAGCAGAAGATAATCGGCTTGAACTTGAAAGAAGTCGTACTGAAGCAACCAATGGAAGCTTTGTCACTCTCGAAGACAAACTTAAGGTATTGGAGGATATGATGCTCACAGTTACTGCCGAGGAACTCAAGGTGGTTGAATCaaagatggagagagagaaggaagtGAAGGTTGGTGAGGAGGTGAATGAGGGAGAGAGTAGAGTTAAATCCACCATTTTGGATAAAGATGGATTTAGTGGTACAAAGAACTGCTCTGATGGAAAAGGAAAGAATTCTTTGATGTGGAAGCGATTGAAAGAACTACTTGAAGAGAACAATGCTCCAAAAACGTGGGCTGATATCAAAATCACCAGCCAAAAACATCCCATAGATCCTAGCTGTTATGGAAAAGAAGTGATTCGGAAGATTATCCATAAAAAGAAGCCTAAAAGGCGTCTGAAGGTTCCATTCACACGTGGTAGCAGACTTCCACAACGTTTGTCTCGAGAATTGTATGAGCAGATCTCTTCATCGGAGTCATCCCAGAACGTGGGAATTAAGAAACATGCATCCCAGAACGATGAAAAGTCATCCCAGAACGTGGGAATTAAGAAACATGCATCCCAGAACGATGAAAAGTCATCCCAGAACGTGGGCATTGAGAAACAGCCATCCCAGAACGATGAAAAGTCATCCCAGAACGTGGGCATGATATTGAACATTGGCCGGCAAAGACCCCTCTACCATGAGCAGTTTGAATATTTGCAAAGTTTTGAGAACGCCAACTTCATCAGTGCGGACTGGGCGAAACTGGCCGCTTCCGCCGTGCAGCCCTCACCAACCTCCTGCAAGGTGTCCCGTTTACTAATCCCAGTGCTATGTGACAAGCTGGTCAAACTGATCGAGTGTCAAGATGAGTTGAAAAAGTTCGACAAGAATGTGGAGTATGGAATGGAGAGGCTTGACATGGAtggtgaggaagaggaggaagagaggaaggaagaggaggaggagaagaagaaagtgaaACGGAAATCGGCAATCAGTTCTGTAGTGAAAGGCGTCGTCGCTAAACTTGTCGATACTGTAGTTGCAGACGAAGAGGATCTAAATCTTGATGAAGTAGTTAGTCAACGTCGTGTCGGCAGGGAACTGAAACGACTGAATGCTAGTCTCAttgaggtggaagaggaggcaGCCAGACCCCCAGATGACGCCGACAATAACCTAGCCAAAGTCGAAAAAGAGTACCACCAAACTGTTTTCAAGAAGAAGGACAAAATTATCTTTATGAAGGGTAATAATAAGCGGGCTAGAAGGCGTCCGATGAAGTTGGATGACCATGTCTTTGAAGTGGGAGAAGAaaatgaggtggaggaggaggaggccaCAAAGCGTAGTAGAATAGACCCCGCCAAAGAGTACAAGACTGACTTGATCAGGCAGGTGGAAGCAAGTGTAGAACATGAGCTGTCCAATCCACCTATCAGAGATTGCTTCGTGAAACTAGTCAACGCTAAATTAGACCAACTTCAAAAACCGAGTGCAATTGTAAATGATTCAGATGAAACCTCTGAAAACCCGACTCCAATTGTAAATAATTCTGATGAAACCTACGTAGAAGAAATTTGTAGTTTACCTAAGTTCAATCTAAAGGTTCCAGAACATGTGACACGACCACCTCTTTATAAAATTGGATGCGACAATGATGTGGGTCCTTCAAAATGCAAGAAGAGGAAAATTGAGGAGAGTGAAATGGTTAATTCCAGCCCATTGTCAAGCATTGTTAGAACCAAAGATTTGAACGGTTTGAAACTGGGATCACTTTCGAGTAACTCAGATTTGCCAGCAGTGCAACAGAAACGCGTTTTGTTGAACAATAACTCATCTCATAACTCCAAAGTCGTACCTGACGCTCAGAAGCGCATTAAAACATTGAAACCTGTACTTACCCCAAGAAACAATGATCAGCAACCAACAATACCCTCCCCTGACAAAGATGGATCTCCTAAACGTATTAAAACTCTGCAACCAGCGTTACCCTCCCCTGACAAAGATGGATCTCCTAAACGTATTAAAACTCTGCAACCAGCGTTACCCTCTCCTGGCCAAGACGGATCTCCAAAACGTATTAAAACTCTGCAACCAGCGTTACCCTCTTTTGGCAAAGACGGATCTCCAAAACTTATTAAAACTCTGCAACCAGCGTTACCCTCTCCTGGCAAAGACGGTTCTCCAAAACGTATTAAAACTCTGCAACCAGCGTTGCCCTCTCCTGGCAAAGACGGATCTCCAAAACGTATTAAAACTCTGCTACCGGTACTAACCCCAAGAAACGTTGATCAGCAACCAGCAATACCCTCCCCTGACAAACATGACAAAGATGGAATTCTGCTACCTGTACTCAGCACCGTTAATGTATGTTCTAATTTAGCCCTACCTGAAGCTGATGAAGCTGCTCCGGTTGCTAAACGTTTGAAAAGCATGGAGCCTGAACCCAAGCTGGCTATAAAAATTCATAGTGTGGTTTCACTCAGTGGCGGCACAATAAATCCATTCGAGAACAACTCTCCACCAAAAACAAATGGGCTGGTTGTACCGACTGAAGTTCGGTTCAAGGAAATTGCGGGCGACTTTGAAAAGACAACTTACAATAACAAAGATGTTGTGAGTCGCTCGCAGTATGAGTTTGGCATTCACATtctgaaaagggacagtttcaGTGAAATGGTGTATATGCCGTATGCGTATGACATGAAGCACAACGAGGATGGGTATTTCGGCATGTATTTTCATCGTGGCACACCCGACACAGTGATGGTGGGACCGTTTCAAACGAACGAAGACCCCCAGATATTCGTACACCGgggtcgcaatccagtgtgtgTCACACTGGCCAACAAATGGTGTGAGGACAAAGATTTCCTTGACACGTTTTGGAACTGCCACAACAAAGTCCTTTTGAAACATATCGTGAAATATGCCTATGCAAATCGTGCCTATGTCTACAAGACACGGAAGCCACAACCTAAATTTATAAACATCATCAGGAGATCGCTGAATGTTTCCAATCATCAGACCTTGAATTCTACAAGAAACTTGTGTGCCGAACCAGCTCCACCGGTTGAACTAGAAAGTACGGAGTCAAAGAAAGTTGATGTCGATCCAGTTGAAGATGGTGAAAACAATCGAGTCAGATCTTTGAAACCAGCTCCACCGGTTGAACTAGAAAGTACGGAGTCAAAGAAAGTTGATGTCGATCCAGTTGAAGATGGTGAAAACAATCGAGTCAGATCTTTGAAAAAAGCAGAAGCTGTAGGTAAGTCTGAACATGAACCAATGGAACCCAAAGCTGGTGAAAACACTCAAGTCAGATCTTTGAAAAAGGCAGAAGCTGAAAACCCGGAAACTGGTGACCAAGTTGTGAACGACAATGGATGTGAGCCTGAAGCTGGAACACCGAACAAGGATGGAGAATGTACTACAGATAAAGTTAAAGAGGCAAAGAGAGAGTCTAAATCAGTAACCCCGATTTCTGAGCAGCCCACACTATCTGACCATctaatagagaaagagagacagtTCTTTGAGTTTGCTAGGAAGCTGAACACTTTGGCGCTGAATAGTGTGAAGCTTTCCGTCAAAAATAACGAAATGAACCAGTCAGTCAAAGATAATGTGAAGCTTTCCTTCAAGAATAACGAAATGAACCAGTCAGTCAAAGATAATGTGGAGCTCACCTCTGTTgctaaaaagaaaaagaagacagtGACTTTTGCAGATGAATTGTTGTTAGTCATGCCTGAGTCTCCTAAGAAAGTTGATGCTGATACTGAACTTGTAAAACAAAATTCCCTACCTGTACGCAAAGATGTCAAAATCGTTGGATTTGATAAAGGGAATCCAGaagttattgagaaaaataatgcTGCAGAAATTGATAGTCACTTGATAAAACAAAATGCATTATCTGTATGCAAAGATTTAGAAATTGTGAGAAAAGTTGATGATGGAACTAAAATTGAGAACAAGAATTTGGTGGAAGCAGGAGTAAAGGACTTGGATATAATCATTAGAAAATTCGATGCAAAAGGAAACGTTGTTTCAGAAGTCGAGAAGAAGGGTAATGCTGCTGAAATTGATAGTCGCTTTGTGAGTAATAATGCTTTATCTGTACGCAAAGATTCAGAAATCAAAAAACATTTTaacaaaatagaaattaaaaataagaatgCAGTGGAAGCAGGAGGAAGAGACTTTGATATAATCATTAGAAATGTGGATGAGAAAGGAAAAGTTGTTTCAGAAGTCGAGAAGAAAAGTAATGCTGCTGAAATTGATAGTTGCTTGGTAAGGAAAAATGCTATATCTGTACGCAAAGATTTAGAAATAGTTAGAAAAGGTGATAACATaacagaaattaataataagaatgcagtggaaggagaaggaagtgACCTAGTCATTTGGGTAATTGACGATAAAGGAAATCTTGTGAAGAAAAATGCTCTCTtgcaaaaaaataaagttgaccACACTTCTAACAATAGAAAGGATACGAATCCAATTGAGCCAAAGGTTATCGAAACAATTGACCTGTGCGAGAGTGAACCAACTGTTCCAAATGTCACGTTGACAGAAACTCGTGCTGAGCCCACTGAACGTGACATGAGTAAAAAAAGTGCAAAAGTTGCAAAAAGTATTGAAAAGCAACCTAAAGTGGAAAGAAAAATTTACCCTACGATTGGCTTCCGAAAGATAGAGCCAAAACCCACTACTCTCTTTTTCGACAAAGGTAcgtcaaaaatgtttttccgagTCGATAACGCTAAAAGCATACTCAATCTCGAAAAACTTCAGACACCGAATTCCGCCAAACAAACTGAAGCAGTTGAAGTGCATAACCCTGTAATCACAACACCAACTCAAGCTAAAAAACCAgcaacaaatcaaattcaaacaaCAAAAGTCATTGAACCTACTAAGTCGACCAACCAAGTTCAAGTCCTACCAACTACAAGTTCGAGTGCTGCATCTAAATCCACTATAAAAATGCAAGCTAAAAATCCAGCAACAAATGAAATTCAAGCAACAAAAGTCATTGAAGCAACCAAGTCGACCAACCAAGTTCAAGTCCTACAAACTACAAGTTCGAGTGCAGCATCTAAATTCACTATACAATTTCAAACCAGAAATCCAGCAACAAATATAATTCAAGCAACAAAAGTCATTGAAACTACTAATTCGACAAACAAAGATCAATGCCTACCAAAAGTCATTCAAATACCCAGATTTCTAATTCCAAACGCAGCAAATGGTTCCCCCATACAAATTCAAGCCCTACCAAAAGTCATTCAAATACCTAGAATTTTAAACCCAAACGCAGCAACCAAACAAAGTTTCGGTCCACAATATTTGCAATTGTCTCCGTTAACAGATGGTCAAGAGAAAAAGTTCTCCATACAGCATCTGATACcgtatgatgatgatgatacgaTGCAGTCGGCTGGTGAGAAATCTGTCGGAGGACTAACGAAGCAGAACCCTTCAGACAAACCAATGCCTCACGTGGTACAAATTGATGGCAAAAAGTTTCTACAAACACTGCCCAGTACTTCATCACTGTCTGCCACAGAAATACAGAGTATGTTGAGTAAGGGAAATAATAAAGTCCTGATAACGATGGGGAAGACTGACAAGTTGGTGTCTTTGCAAAATAATCAAAGTGTGGTGAGGTTGACTAAAACACTTGGACTGCAGGCAACTCAATCGCCTACAAACAGCATTCAACCTCCATCATCTTCTCTTAATTTACCAAGTGATGTGTCCAAGTTAACAACGACTGTAACACTGAAGGAAGCTCCATCAATATCAATCTCGAATCTTGCTGAAAAGTCAGTGAGTCAACCAACTTCTGTACAGAAAGTGACACCACCGGAAAAAGTTTCACCATTCAAAGTAGTTGTTGTCTCAAATCATGCAGAAAAAACGTCAGAATCAACCAAAAGCCATGAAAAATCACCGAAAGTGTCTAAAGGCAACCAAACTAACTTACCGAAAGTAACGATTAAAACAATTCCGAAAAAAGTTTCAGTCACTGATTATGCTGAAAATACGTCAG ATCCAACAAATACTCCAAAAGAAGTTTCACCACTGGAAACATCCATCAtgaatcatcatgaaaatacgTCACATCCAACAAATACTCCGAAAGAAGTTTCTACACTTGAAGCATCCATCAtgaatcatcatgaaaatacgCCAGATCCAACAAATACTCCGAAAGAAGTTCCACCACTGGAAGCATCCATCACGACTCATCCTGAAAATACGACAGAACTAATAAAAAGTCCCGAGAAAACTACACAGCAAGAGAAGACCGAATTTGAAGTGATTGAAGCTTTAAAGAACAATCCGGAGTATATGTTATCTTTCGGGTTATCTTTTAGTAATGATTGGTAA